A genomic window from Rhizobium sp. EC-SD404 includes:
- a CDS encoding LysR family transcriptional regulator, with amino-acid sequence MGHIERSRIFLAVADRSSFADASRALNLSRSVVTRQVAELEEELGVQLLVRTTRKVALTAPGAIYADRMRIAIRQIDQATEAVRDEQHTLRGTLKVSAPLSFGMRFLPDAIARFRILYPDLTLAMDLTDRFVDILRDEYDMALRISGPPADRSTIWRKICEVPRVLAASPDYIARRGSPLGPQDLADHNCLAYSNSNDPQIWRLRSGDEKADITIASKLACNNGELLADLALAGEGIVLLPRFIIDEALDDGRLVQVLPGWLPEMIWLTAFYPPYERLPAKVDAFTRFIEDAVAVDQEELPNLGQKKPARLL; translated from the coding sequence TTGGGGCATATCGAGCGTAGTCGCATCTTTCTGGCAGTCGCGGACCGTTCCAGCTTTGCCGATGCCTCGCGGGCGCTGAACCTGTCGCGCTCGGTGGTCACCCGGCAAGTGGCTGAGCTGGAAGAAGAACTCGGCGTGCAGCTGCTCGTGCGCACGACACGCAAGGTCGCGCTCACCGCGCCGGGCGCCATCTACGCCGATCGCATGCGTATCGCCATTCGTCAGATCGACCAGGCGACGGAAGCCGTGCGCGACGAACAGCACACCTTGCGCGGAACGCTGAAGGTGAGTGCGCCGCTGTCGTTCGGCATGCGGTTTCTTCCCGATGCGATCGCGCGGTTTCGCATTCTTTATCCGGACCTCACACTGGCCATGGACCTGACGGATCGCTTCGTCGACATCCTGCGCGACGAATACGACATGGCCCTGCGCATTTCGGGGCCGCCCGCCGATCGATCGACCATCTGGCGCAAGATCTGCGAAGTGCCCCGCGTGCTCGCAGCGTCGCCGGACTATATCGCCAGGCGTGGCAGCCCCCTCGGGCCGCAGGACCTGGCTGACCACAATTGCCTCGCCTATTCGAATTCCAACGATCCGCAGATCTGGCGACTTCGGAGCGGCGACGAAAAGGCCGACATCACCATCGCCTCGAAGCTCGCTTGCAACAATGGTGAGCTTCTGGCGGATCTGGCGCTGGCCGGCGAAGGCATCGTGCTGCTGCCGCGCTTCATCATCGACGAGGCGCTGGACGATGGCCGTCTGGTGCAGGTGTTGCCCGGTTGGCTGCCGGAAATGATCTGGCTGACTGCGTTCTATCCGCCCTACGAGCGGCTACCGGCGAAGGTCGATGCATTCACGCGTTTTATCGAGGACGCGGTTGCCGTCGATCAGGAGGAACTGCCGAACTTGGGCCAGAAGAAACCAGCCCGCCTTTTGTAG
- a CDS encoding VOC family protein encodes MLNEIRGLHHVTSMAADARENNRFFTDTLGLRRVKKTVNFDAPDVYHLYYGDEVGTPGSVMTYFPFPNIRRGRPGTGEVGTTVFAVPQGALPFWKERFQKLGVSGLKEEELFGEKRLNFAGPDGDGFALVETGNDDRQPWTGNGVADDVAIRGFHSAAMRLRDDEATGELLKFMGYSEIEARDGVKRFAIDGGNGAHRIDIETMPNIAHADQGAGSVHHIAFAVDNRDSQLAVRKALMDTGYQVTPVIDRDYFWAIYFRTPGGVLFEVATNEPGFERDEDRAHLGEALKLPRQHTHLRPYLENTLQKLDGAAGAAA; translated from the coding sequence ATGTTGAACGAGATCAGAGGCCTGCACCACGTCACCTCGATGGCTGCGGATGCACGCGAGAACAACCGCTTCTTCACCGACACGCTCGGCCTGCGACGGGTCAAGAAGACCGTCAACTTCGACGCGCCGGATGTCTACCACCTGTACTATGGCGACGAAGTCGGCACGCCGGGCTCGGTCATGACGTATTTCCCGTTCCCGAACATCCGCCGCGGCCGTCCCGGCACGGGTGAAGTCGGCACGACTGTTTTCGCAGTTCCGCAGGGTGCGCTCCCATTCTGGAAAGAGCGGTTCCAGAAGCTGGGCGTCAGCGGTCTGAAGGAAGAGGAACTCTTCGGTGAGAAACGCCTGAATTTCGCCGGTCCCGATGGCGATGGCTTTGCGTTGGTGGAAACCGGCAATGATGACCGCCAGCCCTGGACCGGAAATGGCGTCGCCGACGACGTCGCCATCCGCGGCTTTCACTCGGCTGCCATGCGGCTGCGCGATGATGAAGCGACCGGCGAACTCCTGAAGTTTATGGGTTACAGCGAGATCGAAGCGCGTGACGGCGTGAAGCGGTTTGCGATCGATGGCGGCAACGGCGCGCACCGTATCGACATCGAAACCATGCCGAACATCGCCCATGCGGACCAGGGCGCCGGCTCGGTGCACCACATCGCCTTCGCGGTCGACAATCGCGACAGCCAGCTGGCGGTGCGCAAGGCGCTTATGGATACGGGATACCAGGTGACGCCGGTGATCGACCGCGATTACTTTTGGGCGATTTATTTCCGTACACCTGGCGGCGTTCTGTTCGAAGTGGCGACCAACGAACCGGGCTTCGAGCGTGACGAAGACCGGGCGCATCTCGGTGAAGCGCTGAAGCTGCCGCGCCAGCATACGCATCTGCGTCCGTATCTGGAAAACACGCTGCAGAAGCTCGACGGTGCAGCGGGAGCCGCTGCATGA